In one window of Candidatus Avedoeria danica DNA:
- a CDS encoding polyphosphate kinase 2 family protein gives MPADAPDIRSILKRIDFDRHRVKPGERIDLDKIDPEGDGAFDGDRADAEAMFETLNDRLEVLQELLFAEGKHRVLIVLQAMDCGGKDGVIRRVFDGVNPAGVNVASFKVPTSVELAHDYLWRVHPHVPGSGEMVLFNRSHYEDVLVVRVLDLVPEARWRKRYDHIRSFEQLLVDEGTTILKFFLHIDRDEQAERLRERLADPEKRWKFRLGDLDARRAWDAYMRAFEDAIEHTTTPDAPWYVIPANRKWYRDLVCVATIVEALERLDMRFPPAEDGVEGVVIE, from the coding sequence ATGCCCGCCGACGCCCCCGACATCCGCTCGATCCTCAAGCGCATCGACTTCGATCGCCACCGCGTCAAGCCCGGCGAACGCATCGACCTCGACAAGATCGACCCCGAGGGCGACGGTGCCTTCGACGGCGACCGCGCGGACGCCGAGGCCATGTTCGAGACACTGAACGACCGGCTCGAGGTTCTCCAGGAGCTGCTCTTCGCCGAGGGCAAGCACCGCGTGCTGATCGTGCTCCAGGCGATGGACTGCGGCGGCAAGGACGGCGTGATCCGGCGGGTGTTCGACGGCGTGAACCCGGCAGGCGTGAACGTCGCGTCCTTCAAGGTCCCGACGTCCGTCGAGCTGGCGCACGACTACCTCTGGCGCGTCCATCCGCACGTGCCGGGCAGCGGTGAGATGGTCCTCTTCAACCGCAGCCACTACGAGGATGTCCTTGTCGTGCGCGTCCTCGACCTGGTGCCCGAGGCGCGCTGGCGCAAGCGCTACGACCACATTCGATCCTTCGAGCAACTGCTCGTCGACGAGGGGACGACGATCCTCAAGTTCTTCCTGCACATCGACCGGGACGAGCAGGCCGAGCGGCTGCGCGAGCGTTTGGCCGACCCCGAGAAGCGCTGGAAGTTCCGTCTGGGCGACCTCGATGCCCGCCGAGCCTGGGATGCCTACATGCGGGCCTTCGAGGACGCGATCGAGCACACGACGACGCCGGACGCACCGTGGTACGTCATCCCGGCCAACCGCAAGTGGTACCGCGACCTCGTGTGCGTCGCGACGATCGTCGAGGCGTTGGAGCGGTTGGACATGCGGTTCCCGCCGGCCGAGGACGGGGTCGAGGGGGTGGTCATCGAGTAG
- a CDS encoding methyltransferase domain-containing protein: MDSVTNTAETATAGMIEFRHVAGTTRGAYNDIYAGVGIRHPERMWEWVLDTLGAHAGQDLLDVACGEAQMVAHAAARGLEAHGVDLSDIALKVGRHRAGAPAIGLAAANGEALPYPDDAFDLVTNLGSLEHYEDPVKGAAEMARVVASDGLVLLHVPNAFGLRWNVAHAWRHGDVHDDGQPIQRYATRAQWTRVLEAGGLEVVRVLGYEEMAHQPTGLAGWLGALRHPSRLLVPFARFLPVDMASIFVFICRKAPRWFDDAVVADAVITDAVDSKADVVDASTDVVPANVAGPVPSPWPSVEPVVFPTPRRKRAASKSARPPVDPIEVAGIELQYGHGRREAVTIDIAGDAFDDWWRTITDASDRRGEVVLVVRRPADGHVLVHTKRHYPLGAWRLPTGGIKPHEAVLDGLARESVEETGHKLGVERFMALVEHRLVGGPDGREATAFPSYVFQLRAPVGEIDVQDSSEGIDGFRWVSLDELAMLTANLRRLGGRYAAWGRFRAVVQDVVLDGLSSDVGRT, translated from the coding sequence GTGGACTCTGTGACGAACACGGCCGAGACGGCCACGGCCGGGATGATCGAATTCCGCCACGTGGCGGGCACGACCCGCGGGGCGTACAACGACATCTACGCCGGCGTCGGGATCCGGCATCCGGAGCGGATGTGGGAGTGGGTGCTGGACACGCTGGGCGCGCACGCCGGGCAGGATCTGCTCGATGTGGCCTGCGGCGAGGCGCAGATGGTCGCCCACGCGGCCGCCCGCGGCCTCGAGGCCCACGGCGTCGACCTGTCCGACATCGCCCTGAAGGTCGGGCGCCATCGGGCCGGCGCGCCGGCGATAGGACTGGCCGCGGCCAACGGCGAGGCGCTGCCGTACCCGGACGACGCGTTCGACCTCGTGACGAACCTCGGCAGCCTCGAGCACTACGAGGATCCGGTGAAGGGGGCGGCCGAGATGGCCCGCGTCGTCGCCTCCGACGGCCTGGTGCTGCTGCACGTCCCGAACGCCTTCGGCCTGCGCTGGAACGTCGCCCACGCCTGGCGCCACGGCGACGTCCACGATGACGGGCAGCCGATCCAGCGCTACGCGACGCGGGCGCAGTGGACGCGGGTGCTGGAGGCGGGCGGGCTGGAGGTCGTGAGGGTGCTGGGCTACGAGGAGATGGCGCACCAGCCGACGGGCCTTGCGGGGTGGCTGGGGGCGCTGCGGCACCCGAGCCGGTTGCTCGTCCCGTTCGCACGGTTCCTGCCGGTGGACATGGCGAGCATCTTCGTGTTCATCTGTCGGAAGGCGCCGCGGTGGTTCGACGACGCCGTCGTCGCCGATGCGGTCATCACGGATGCGGTCGACTCCAAGGCCGACGTGGTCGACGCATCGACCGACGTTGTTCCAGCGAACGTAGCCGGCCCTGTCCCGAGCCCCTGGCCCAGCGTAGAACCCGTCGTCTTCCCGACACCGCGCCGCAAACGTGCGGCATCCAAGTCCGCCCGCCCGCCCGTCGACCCGATCGAGGTCGCCGGGATCGAGCTGCAGTACGGTCATGGGCGCCGCGAGGCCGTCACGATCGACATCGCCGGCGACGCGTTCGACGACTGGTGGCGGACGATCACGGATGCGAGCGACCGGCGCGGCGAGGTCGTCCTCGTCGTGCGGCGGCCGGCGGACGGGCACGTGCTCGTCCACACGAAGCGCCACTATCCGCTGGGTGCGTGGCGGCTGCCGACGGGTGGGATCAAGCCGCACGAGGCCGTGCTGGACGGGCTGGCGCGCGAGTCCGTCGAGGAGACCGGGCACAAGCTCGGCGTCGAGCGCTTCATGGCGCTCGTCGAGCACCGGCTCGTCGGCGGTCCGGACGGCCGGGAGGCGACGGCATTCCCATCGTACGTCTTCCAGCTGCGCGCGCCGGTGGGCGAGATCGACGTGCAGGACAGCTCGGAGGGCATCGACGGCTTTCGCTGGGTGTCGCTGGACGAGCTGGCGATGCTGACGGCGAACTTGCGGCGGCTGGGGGGGCGGTATGCGGCGTGGGGGCGGTTTCGGGCGGTCGTGCAGGACGTGGTGCTGGATGGGCTGTCGAGCGACGTTGGCCGGACGTGA